AGGACTCACTGCACTCGTACAGCAAATCCTCCAGCCAGGAGTCATCTTTCAAGGACTCATGCACCTCAAGAAGAATAGACTCAGCATCGACCGCAGCATCTACATCCAAAACGACCTCCCCGACAACATCCGCTATTCGGTGCAAAGCTCCAGCAGGGGGATACAGAGCGtggaaaatttcacaaaaaagaaTATCGGGATTGGAATATTAGGAAACGAACTGACGCCGATTAAGTAGGAGAGATTCAGTGATAAATACAGCGAGATAAACCGCTCCAAATAAGATACGGAGTGGCTGCGGGCAACGGTGACAGGTTCACTTTCTAGTCGACCAACAGCGACCCTGAGAGCTACTCCAACAACATCAAGATCTACTGATGTTCGTAGTTTTAATTCATCCTTTATTATTTAATCTCAGATGATCAATAATCCTTCTAGGCTTGTCTTGATCCTCGCCCTCGCCACTCTCTCCTTTTGCTTCGTCATCAAGAACGCAGTTCCCTACAACGTGAAGGACTCCGCTGACTACGCCTACCTGGCCGGCCTCGCCTACTGTCCCAAGAAGTGCCTCGAGAACTGGTCCTGCAAATCAGGAGCCAAATTCACGGGAATGGTGGAGCTGAGCCACATCAACAACGACATCACCCTCGCCTCCTGCTACGTCGGCTACAACAAAGCCACCAACCAAATCGTCATCTCCTTCAGGGGATCCGCCAACATCCAGAATTGGATCGAGGACTTCAATGTAGAAATGGTATCGTATGAATGCAAGGGATGCGAAGTCCATGCCGGCTTCCTTAATGACTATTAGATGATTGAAGCTAAAGTCGATGCTAAGATTGGAGAACTGCTCAAGAATACCCCACTGCTAGAATCTTGTCGACTGGCACAGTTGGGAGGAGCTTTGTCCGAAATCGGCGGTCTCAGATAAAGAAGAAGTTCAACGTGCCCGTAGACGTCCACAACTTCGGCTGTCCCAGGATCGGCAACCCCGCCATGGCCCAATTCGTGCAGACAAGGCTGGACAGTCTCTACCGAGTGGTCCACCACAAGGACATCGTGCCCCACCTGCCTCCCGAGTCCTACCTCTACCACCACTCCGCCTTCGAGGTCTTCTTCGACGAGCAAATGCTCTCCTACGTGATCTGCAGCGAGACCGGAGAGGACAAGAAGTGCTCCAACCAATACGCGCCGGACTACTCGGAGCC
This sequence is a window from Nymphaea colorata isolate Beijing-Zhang1983 unplaced genomic scaffold, ASM883128v2 scaffold0762, whole genome shotgun sequence. Protein-coding genes within it:
- the LOC116245598 gene encoding lipase-like, producing MAEAGEVDAGALIRVADDDPGKGRVKCSSEATMINNPSRLVLILALATLSFCFVIKNAVPYNVKDSADYAYLAGLAYCPKKCLENWSCKSGAKFTGMVELSHINNDITLASCYVGYNKATNQIVISFRGSANIQNWIEDFNVEMVSILSTGTVGRSFVRNRRSQIKKKFNVPVDVHNFGCPRIGNPAMAQFVQTRLDSLYRVVHHKDIVPHLPPESYLYHHSAFEVFFDEQMLSYVICSETGEDKKCSNQYAPDYSEPTTISTSSLSAVCSADDLDGHNKNIIDNIS